A stretch of DNA from Cannabis sativa cultivar Pink pepper isolate KNU-18-1 chromosome X, ASM2916894v1, whole genome shotgun sequence:
GAACCTATCCTTTACAAATATTAGCACGACATGACTCATATTTCTATaacacaacacaacacaacatgtttttaaaaatgCACAAATAAGGTtgcgtttggaaagccacaatgtaattggatttgtgtgtaattggaggtaattacacaatttggcatgtttgcctgaccatgtaattacactgtaactgtgtaattggaagtaattgaggggttccaattacattctctaattctcatggccccccatgagaattgaatgtaattacactgtgtaattactaaaaactttccatattaaacattagatactaaaaaaatattatttttccatGTAATTATTAACTATTTTGCCGAACaaaatattagaaatttatatgtAGTTACCACCTTATATTTAAATACaccttgtattttaaaatatagtgtaaaaactgtgtaattaccaGCTTAGTAATTACAGTACatagtaattacacaattactTCCAAACACACCATAAATATGAGTTGAGCGAACATGACACGCATGAAATTACAATACTATATAGTAGTACATGTATATGCTGTGTATTCCTTTGCATAAATAACATGTGTCTCTTTAGTCTACAACAATAATAATGAAATGAGTAATTTTAACAAATGATACTTGGTCATGGTGCAAGAAAAAGATGACCCATAAAAATTACCATTATCAATTTAGGTACTTTTACCAGCGTGCCCTTTTGGTAGGATagagtttaattattttgttttcctttccaaataattaatatcactgacattaattaattatatagagtTTATTGCAGTAATTaaagttttgagtttgtaaCATAaactcaattatttttttaatagctAAATActcaatattaataaaattataattttcgtcaatacaaattttattttaaatttatttaaagaaCATTTAGAAGTaattgatattaaatattttcgtCTAGATTCAATGATTTAAAATCTAGGCTTTATATGTGTCTTGTTTAAGACACCAATGAActctttattcaaaaaaaaaaaaaagacactaATGAACTTTATACTGATAAAACTAgacaaaaattacagttttactgACATTGAATACTTATGCCAtacaaaaatcattaaatttatacCGTTTATAAATTCAAAACTTTGAGTActtattaggggtgttcataaaataaccgatccaatccaatccaatccgcaaagtgcggatatccgcacttgtgcggattggattggattgtaaaattcaaaatccgcacttgtgcagattggatgttgattgacatgtaaaagtaaccgatccaatccaatccacacatatttataacaaaattaaaaaattatatatacaaataatattttaatgtaaagaaaacagtaatttaaaagtctaatacatataatacaattatattggaaaatttaatagataaaatgtatattctattcttatatatttttttcaacatacaatttaaaataaaattaaatatttttttatatatacaatttttttttcttctttgaatttgttatttgttattttatttatttaatgtgttgttggagacataaaataagtatagtttgttttattttattgctagttatgtgaagaaaaaaaatattttttcataaatattaaataatttaatattaaaaagtaaccaatccaaagtaaccgatccaattcgcacttgtgcggattggattggatttgagctattgtgcggattggatttgatccaaaaaatgaaatccgcacttagtgcggattggatgttgtttgaccaaaaaagtacggattggatcggataaaCAGCCCTGAGTACTTATAGTACCATTTACATTTATCTATAATAACCTCAATCTTATATGGTTAGCATTTATTTACAACCATGGTAATTAATtactattttaataaataaataaataattcattttttatattaaaaaaaataattttattttaaaataaaattttatatagacAACTCGTAATAAAAtacaaatgtatttttttaattataaaatttgtttacaatatacataaaaaataaatacaatttacTACTTAAAAATACAAAGACATGAGttccaaataataataataataataataataataattcaacaatagctaaggaaaaaaaaaagaaaagaaaaaaaagatagaagCACGTTGATTAGTTCTTGAAATGGATAAAGTGGAAAACTTGATTTGGCTACAGCTACATCATTTTGTTTTGAGGTTTTTTATTGGGCATCAATATTGCTCAGCATTTTTTATAGGTGACGCTCTATAATTAGTTAACGATattctctaaaaattattttcttaaattatatgagacctaacacttaattatactaataacaatataacacaaaaaaaaaatactgaacACTAATAATACCTTTTAGAGATTCTCTTTTGTTTTATATACTATATAGTGTAAATTTagggaattttacaaaaatactgtttttggaccaaaactttacaattatattgggacacggcaaaaacaacatttttactgccccagcccaatttcattacttttgtactgcccaagcccaacaaCATTTCATTTATACTGTGAACAATAAAACACACGGGAAACAACCTGCTTCGTGTGTGGGGAGTCGCCGGAGACGGAAATCACTaagaaaaaaccattaaatCCGGCGAAGAGTTTTTTTGTAAAGGAATCAGAATTGAAGAACAAGACGTACAGAAAACTGTCCCCCCAAAATAACAGAGGTAAACAcaacaaaacccaaaaaataatttaattcttaagaaaccaaaaaaaaataaaaaataaaaaaaaacaagatttaGATctgaagttttaaaaaaaaaaacgaaaacacaaatgtgatattctttaatttatgatgcaaaaagataaatgaggGTTGTTCTATTGTTAATTTGACGTTTGTAACACAAAatgatttcgaaaaaaaatttgataaattagtacaattattcaaacACAAAATTAGGGTTGTTCTAATGTTGTTTTGCGGTTAGTAATACAAAAACATTCCTACATATATGTATcagacaaatataataataaaaactaacaaaaaatTTAATGGGTATTTCTGtttggttgtttttgtgttgttttatcgtcgttgttgttttttttttttgttaatttttttttttgttgttttgctattattttattgttgttgtactATTGTTTTAACATTAAATAAGACCCTGGAATGACAGGTAATGGAACGTCTACCAGTACTCATCaagagcaatggacaatggAATGAAGATCACAATTATGTGAACTATGTGGCTAGTGGAGAATTCATACCAACAAAATGCAAGTACGAAGAGCTACTGCAAATACTGCTTACTTCATTGGGTTGCGAAAACACCAGCACAACACTACAAATACAGTACCAAGCTAAAGAAGGAATACCACCGATCAAAATATGCAACGATCGAAGCCTCTACTTTTACTTGGAATTGAAAATGAAGGAAACAGATTTCACTACATATCCACTATGTGTCAACCAGCAAAACAACAACACAACACCTGCTGCAACACCAAATTCGATATCCACAACAACACCGTATGAATATAATGTGGCAATGAtcgaaaacaacacaacaacgcttgaaaacaacataacaacAACAGAATCATACACAACGGGACAAcaaacagaagaaggggaaaAGTCAGAAACAATAGAAGATGAGGAGGACAAATTCGACATAATTGACTATGCAAATCTGGTTGCTGAAGAAATGGTAGAACAACttgaaaacaccagtaaaaaacTGGATCCAGAAATCAACATCAACAATGCAAAGTTAATAACAGACAAGCAACACCCCGAAGTGGAAAAAGGACAggcatacaaagacaaagaaactcTAAAAAATGTCCTCAGCTACTACGCAATCAAAAACAACTTTCAAGACAAAGTGTGGAAGTCCCGCTCTCAAGAGTACAAATTCGAAATGTGTTTACGAAAGCTGCAATTGGTCACTAAGAGCATCGAGAAATGGCCCAACAAACACATTCATAATCAGGAGGTtggtttttaatagttttttaatgttgtttttgttgtcagCCTTAACAAATGCCCTGTTTCCACAATTTGTACCGAAATACACATGTCTGGTATCTGCAACAggtttgttttaatagttttttaatgttgtttttgttgttttttttgtttcaatagGTTCTCAAATATGCACACATGCCCCATAAATATTAGGCATGAAGACCAAAGGCAAGCAACATCGAAACTGATAGGGGAATGCATAAAACCGAAGTTCTTGAACATAAAGACCAAGGCAACAGCGATGGACATAAAAGGGGAGTTGAAATACAGATATGGCATCAAAATGAACTATATGAAAGCTTGGAGAAGTAAGGAACATGCAGTAAACGACTTGAGAGGTAATGCTAGTGACTCGTACAGCCTAATACCGAGTTTCTTACACATGGTGGAAAAAACAAACCCTGGATCGTTTGTCGATCTGAAAACGGCAGAAGACAACAACTTGCTCTTTGTTTTCATGGCGTTGGATGCATCCATAAAAGGGTGGGGAGCATGCAGACCGATAGTTGTTGTGGACGGAACGTTCCTCAAAGCAGCTTATGGGGGAACTTTGTTGTGCGCATGCACACAAGATGCAGCAGGTCATATTTTTCCACTAGCGTTTTGTGTTGCAGATTCTGAGAATGACCAATCTTGGAAATGattcttcaaaaaatttaaagaagcgTATGGGGTACGGGAACACCAATGCCTAATTTCGGTATTTAAATGAAAGCCTCATCAAAGCAAATGAGAGAAATCTATCCGTAAATTGCACACAATTACCGCGGTTACCACATTTTGAGCAACCTTAAAACAAGCTTCAAACAACATGCTGCCAAATACAATATGCCATTCTTTGGAGCAGTCAAAGCCTACACAGAAAAGCAATTCGAGTTCCACATGGCTGAATTGGATGGATTGGACAAACGCATAAGACCTTACCTAAAAAAAATCGGGTATGAAAAGTGGTCAAGAATTCATAGCCAAAACAAGAGGTATTCTACAATGACCTCAAACATATCAGAATCACTGAACGCTGCAAATTTGGCAGCAAGGGAGCTACCAATTACAACGCTGCTAGAATGCTTGAGAGCATTGGTGCAACAATGGACGCATACTAATAGGACAAAAGCACACAACACCTTCACTAAGCTATCACCAACTGGAGAAGACATACTGTTAAAAAATTACACATACTCATTGAATCTGgaggtaaaatattaattatgcttctttttttttttcttttttttttgtaaaaaaaaaaaaacaaacagtaaGTAAAAGGTGTTGTTGTAGTattgttttaatagttttgtatTGTTGTTGTAGGAATTACAgctatgtttgttttttttttttttaataaaatttaaaacaggTTAAAGC
This window harbors:
- the LOC115709378 gene encoding uncharacterized protein LOC115709378 codes for the protein MERLPVLIKSNGQWNEDHNYVNYVASGEFIPTKCKYEELLQILLTSLGCENTSTTLQIQYQAKEGIPPIKICNDRSLYFYLELKMKETDFTTYPLCVNQQNNNTTPAATPNSISTTTPYEYNVAMIENNTTTLENNITTTESYTTGQQTEEGEKSETIEDEEDKFDIIDYANLVAEEMVEQLENTSKKLDPEININNAKLITDKQHPEVEKGQAYKDKETLKNVLSYYAIKNNFQDKVWKSRSQEYKFEILNKCPVSTICTEIHMSGICNRFSNMHTCPINIRHEDQRQATSKLIGECIKPKFLNIKTKATAMDIKGELKYRYGIKMNYMKAWRSKEHAVNDLRGNASDSYSLIPSFLHMVEKTNPGSFVDLKTAEDNNLLFVFMALDASIKGWGACRPIVVVDGTFLKAAYGGTLLCACTQDAAGHIFPLAFCVADSENDQSWK